The DNA segment CGCGGAGGGCAAGCAGCTTGCGCAGTTGAACCTCCCTGCGAACGTCACCGTCAGTGCCATCGTCCGCCACGACAAGGTGGTCACGCCCCGAGGCGTCACCCGTCTGGAGGCTGGCGACATCCTCTTCGTCCTGGCTGAGAGAGGTCAGCGGGAGCACGTGACGGACTTCTTCGCGGGCGAGGAGGAGTTGCCTGCGCCTGGCAGCGCTCCATCGACGTAGCCGGCCCACTCCGAAGCGTACGGCATGGCGCCGGTGGCGAGAACGCGCCCGGGTCAAGAGGTCACCAGGGCAGGGGAGCCCTACACCAGACCTCGAACATGTCATGAGGTCGTCACCTCCCGAACCTTCACCCTGGCGCAGAGGAGGTGATGTGGCTGGATCCCTGGTACCTCTGGCTGGCCGAGTCGCGCTTCGCGCACCTGAGCCAGGAGAGGCTGGAGCAGGCGATCACGCGCCTTGGGGGCCAGCGCGACCGGCTTCTGGACCTGGCCAAGGTGCGGCGCGGCGATCGGGTGCTCGACGTGGGGACCGGGACCGGCCTGCTCGCCTTCGGGGGTCGCCGAACGGGTGGGGCCCACAGGCGAGGTGGTGGGGGTCGACATTTCCCGGGAAAACGTGGCCGCATGCGGCAAGATCGCAGGCGAGCTGGGCCTCGCGGGCCGGGTGCGTTTCCTGGAGGGTGACGCGACCGCGTTACCGTTCCCAGATGCGGCCTTCGACGTCGTGCTCTTCCGGTCGCTCCTTCCCTATGTGGATCGAAAGGACCGGGTCGCGGAGGCGTGCGCCCGGGTGCTGCGTCCGGGCGGCCGCATCGCTCTCGTCGAGCCCATCAGCCGACGGTTCCGGTGGTTCTCGCCCACGGTGGGCGAGGCGGCGCCGGTTGAGGTGAGGCGTACGCCCGGTACGTGGCGCAGAAGGTTGCGGTGGAGGGGGCCGGGTACACCTGCCCGCCCGTGTATCTGTGGGGCGCACGCCAGGGCGAAGCGGCTCCTACCAAGCCGACCCATCTCGTCCTGCTTCGCCCCGAGCGCCCTGCCGCACGCGTCTAGCCG comes from the Limnochorda pilosa genome and includes:
- a CDS encoding class I SAM-dependent methyltransferase; its protein translation is MGASATGFWTWPRCGAAIGCSTWGPGPACSPSGVAERVGPTGEVVGVDISRENVAACGKIAGELGLAGRVRFLEGDATALPFPDAAFDVVLFRSLLPYVDRKDRVAEACARVLRPGGRIALVEPISRRFRWFSPTVGEAAPVEVRRTPGTWRRRLRWRGPGTPARPCICGAHARAKRLLPSRPISSCFAPSALPHASSRWSAPRERPSGPPRA